Proteins from a genomic interval of Deinococcus carri:
- the xseA gene encoding exodeoxyribonuclease VII large subunit produces the protein MTGGRRRKKAEATRPPEQFLDLADVLVYVGQVIARGVPGAVWVRAEIASLTDRRHLYLDLVQLEDGAEVAKCRATVWARERYALEGKFRRATGGTLTAGLKVLLFCTAEFHPQYGFSLNVLDVSPEFTLGDAALRLDTLRETLVAEGVYGLNRALPAPTDYARVAVISPAEAAGLGDFRRETDALEAAGAVQFLYLEATFQGREASASLTRAISQAREAHEEEPLDALVVIRGGGAVTDLAWLNDLAVARALATFPAPVITGLGHARDDTLPDEVACIRTDTPSKAAGLIVRTVAAAAAQAQEDARTIRAHARDVLVNADAGVGWLQDRLHRAALRSADAAQAQTDALMRQALGLTPERTLARGYALVRDERGQPVTRAAQVQPGQALTLTFGDGPVGVRAEDGSGD, from the coding sequence ATGACGGGCGGGCGCAGGCGCAAGAAGGCCGAGGCCACCCGCCCGCCCGAGCAGTTCCTCGACCTGGCCGACGTGCTGGTCTACGTGGGCCAGGTTATCGCGCGGGGCGTGCCGGGGGCGGTGTGGGTGCGGGCCGAGATCGCCAGCCTGACCGACCGCCGCCACCTCTACCTCGACCTCGTGCAACTGGAGGACGGCGCGGAGGTCGCCAAGTGCCGCGCCACGGTCTGGGCGCGCGAGCGTTACGCCCTGGAGGGCAAGTTCCGCCGCGCAACGGGCGGCACCCTCACGGCGGGCCTCAAGGTGCTGCTGTTCTGCACGGCGGAGTTTCACCCGCAGTACGGCTTCTCTCTGAACGTGCTGGATGTGTCCCCCGAGTTCACCCTGGGGGACGCGGCCCTGCGGCTGGACACCCTGCGCGAGACGCTGGTGGCCGAGGGCGTGTACGGCCTGAACCGCGCCCTACCCGCGCCCACCGACTACGCCCGCGTGGCCGTCATCAGCCCGGCGGAGGCGGCGGGCCTGGGCGATTTCCGCCGCGAGACGGACGCGCTGGAGGCCGCCGGGGCCGTGCAGTTCCTGTACCTGGAGGCCACCTTCCAGGGCCGCGAGGCCTCCGCGAGCCTCACGCGGGCCATCTCACAGGCGCGGGAGGCGCACGAGGAGGAACCGCTCGACGCGCTGGTGGTCATCCGGGGGGGCGGCGCGGTGACGGACCTCGCCTGGCTGAACGACCTGGCGGTGGCCCGCGCGCTGGCGACCTTTCCCGCACCCGTCATCACCGGGCTGGGCCACGCCCGCGACGACACCCTTCCCGACGAGGTGGCCTGCATCCGCACCGACACGCCCAGCAAAGCAGCGGGCCTGATTGTCCGCACCGTGGCCGCCGCCGCCGCACAGGCCCAAGAGGATGCCCGCACCATCCGCGCCCACGCCCGCGACGTGCTGGTGAACGCCGACGCGGGCGTGGGCTGGCTGCAAGACCGCCTGCACCGCGCCGCCCTCCGAAGCGCCGATGCGGCCCAGGCCCAGACCGACGCGCTGATGCGCCAGGCCCTGGGCCTCACGCCCGAGCGGACCCTGGCACGCGGCTACGCCCTGGTGCGCGACGAACGCGGCCAGCCCGTCACCCGCGCCGCGCAGGTGCAGCCGGGGCAAGCGCTCACCCTGACGTTCGGGGACGGCCCGGTGGGGGTGCGGGCAGAGGACGGCTCGGGGGACTGA
- the crcB gene encoding fluoride efflux transporter CrcB, giving the protein MAGGAVGAAARYGVTLLLTPLVARTGLPLAVLGINVLGSFLLGLTLARVGRGLWPEAARLAFGTGVLGAFTTFSTFSVEVDGLLMRGAGGAAVLYALLSVGLGVLAAVLGRELGARL; this is encoded by the coding sequence ATGGCAGGCGGCGCGGTGGGCGCGGCGGCGCGTTATGGCGTCACGCTCCTGCTCACGCCGCTGGTGGCCCGGACGGGACTTCCGCTCGCCGTGCTGGGCATCAACGTGCTGGGGTCGTTTCTGCTGGGGCTGACGCTGGCGCGGGTGGGGCGGGGGCTGTGGCCGGAAGCGGCGCGGCTGGCCTTCGGAACCGGGGTGCTGGGAGCCTTCACCACCTTTTCCACCTTCAGCGTGGAGGTGGACGGCCTGCTGATGCGGGGAGCGGGTGGGGCAGCGGTGCTGTACGCCCTCCTCAGCGTGGGCCTGGGTGTGCTGGCCGCCGTCCTGGGGCGGGAGTTGGGGGCGCGGCTATGA